A single Penaeus vannamei isolate JL-2024 chromosome 22, ASM4276789v1, whole genome shotgun sequence DNA region contains:
- the LOC113803720 gene encoding uncharacterized protein, producing the protein MRRFITVLLLVALTQAKPQFFGLSQSYGVPQFQPSNPIPAPAPAPPPAPTSSYGLPTSPSNPFPDVNIGPTIPQEPSGLYEVPSSDSNNNPVASCNPRIEVSVVTTTRFIPSTVIETRTRALPTTVYSEITQTQYFPSTVVTQQVITSVVPPVIQTSTEVVNNVQYVTRAQYFTQTSYVTDTQIQYITETQTQFQTQYQTQTQVRTQTQFQTEFQTRFQTETRTSTQLQYITQTERVPEYITQTQTQRVPEFITQTQTQVQTQVRTQTVTSTRVQNQVITQTVTSTRLQNNFVTQTQTQVETRFLTQTVTSTRVQNNVVTQTQQVPQYITQTQTQRVPQYITQTVTSTRIQNNVVTQTQQVPQYVTQTQTQRIPQYVTQTVTRTETVQGNCGGASSNNPTTMMAGYY; encoded by the exons ATGCGTCGTTTTATCACAGTACTGTTGCTTGTGGCTTTGACCCAGGCTAAGCCACAATTCTTCGGGCTTTCTCAGAGCTACGGCGTCCCACAG tTCCAGCCATCCAACCCTATTCCCGCCCCGGCCCCCGCTCCCCCACCAGCCCCCACCTCCAGCTACGGCCTCCCCACCTCCCCGAGCAACCCCTTCCCCGATGTGAACATCGGCCCTACCATTCCTCAGGAACCTTCCGGTCTCTACGAAGTCCCAAGCTCCGACTCCAACAACAACCCCGTGGCCTCCTGCAACCCGAGGATCGAGGTCTCCGTCGTCACCACCACCAGGTTCATCCCCAGCACCGTCATCGAGACCCGCACCCGCGCCCTCCCCACCACCGTCTACTCCGAAATCACCCAGACGCAGTACTTCCCATCCACCGTCGTCACACAGCAAGTCATAACCTCGGTTGTTCCTCCAGTGATCCAGACGTCCACTGAG gTCGTGAACAACGTCCAGTACGTCACCCGTGCCCAGTACTTCACCCAGACCTCCTACGTCACCGACACCCAGATCCAGTACATCACCGAGACCCAGACCCAGTTCCAGACCCAATACCAGACCCAGACCCAAGTCCGCACTCAGACCCAGTTCCAGACTGAGTTCCAAACACGG TTCCAGACCGAAACCCGCACCAGCACCCAACTCCAGTACATCACCCAGACCGAGCGCGTCCCCGAGTACATcacccagacccagacccagagGGTTCCCGAGTTCATCACCCAAACCCAGACCCAAGTCCAGACCCAGGTCCGCACCCAGACCGTCACCTCCACCCGCGTGCAGAACCAGGTGATCACCCAGACCGTCACCAGCACCCGTCTCCAGAACAACTTCGTCACCCAGACCCAGACGCAGGTCGAGACCCGCTTCCTCACCCAGACCGTCACCTCCACCAGGGTCCAGAACAACGTGGTCACCCAGACCCAGCAGGTGCCCCAGTACATCACCCAAACCCAGACCCAGCGCGTGCCCCAGTACATCACCCAGACCGTCACCAGCACCAGGATCCAGAACAACGTCGTCACCCAGACCCAGCAGGTGCCCCAGTACGTcacccagacccagacccagagAATCCCCCAGTACGTCACCCAGACCGTCACTCGCACCGAGACGGTCCAGGGTAACTGCGGGGGCGCCTCCAGCAACAACCCGACCACCATGATGGCTGGATACTATTAA